In the genome of Marinomonas algicola, the window TCACAGAGGCTATGGTAAAATTGGGGAAGAACAGCTTGATGAAATTAGCCAAGCTGATTGGAAAGAAACCTTCGATATGGCATTGGATTTCCCTATAGATCATGTGTTGGCGCAAACATACCCAAGTATGTATGGTCCCAATCAATACCCTTCTAAAGCCTCTATTGTAGAAGCGTTGCAGGATTATTATGTTTCTGCATTTAATGTGTCTATGGTCGTATTAACGTCGATGGCAAAGGCATTGGGTTTGGCTGAGGATTTTTTCATACAGTGCTTTAAAAATCATGTCACTGTATTGCGCATGATTCATTACCCACCGCGTCCTGGTGAATCTCATAACAATGGTGCGGGCGCTCATACTGATTATGGTTGCATTACTTTGCTACTGCAGGATGATATTGGTGGGTTGCAAGTAAAAAACCGTCAAGGGGACTGGGTTGATGCAACGCCAATTAAAGGATCCTTAGTGGTTAACATAGGAGACCTTATGCAACGTTGGACAAATGATCAATATGTTTCAACGGCCCACAGAGTCATTGCGCCGTTAAATGGCGTTCACCGTTATTCTTTCCCATTTTTTGTCGAACCTGATTATGAAACTCGTGTTGAGTGTGTGGAAACATGTCATTCT includes:
- a CDS encoding isopenicillin N synthase family dioxygenase, whose product is MNTIPLIDFERLQHADAALRSTEISKLDQACRDVGFFYLVNTSIDASEMAQLMGAAKTFFALPQSDKEAIDIKHSLNHRGYGKIGEEQLDEISQADWKETFDMALDFPIDHVLAQTYPSMYGPNQYPSKASIVEALQDYYVSAFNVSMVVLTSMAKALGLAEDFFIQCFKNHVTVLRMIHYPPRPGESHNNGAGAHTDYGCITLLLQDDIGGLQVKNRQGDWVDATPIKGSLVVNIGDLMQRWTNDQYVSTAHRVIAPLNGVHRYSFPFFVEPDYETRVECVETCHSADEPVKYAPILSGDWIQSRFDATYAYREKEK